A DNA window from Calliphora vicina chromosome 1, idCalVici1.1, whole genome shotgun sequence contains the following coding sequences:
- the LOC135949152 gene encoding uncharacterized protein LOC135949152, with amino-acid sequence MKFLLITATLLATTWAQSLTSEYLPPVEEYSGASSNAVETNFLENEPAHSLADDGYRYKTVKRFRLRHRRDVSELSNSYLPPHAASAPAPVYSAPVETAPAPVYSAPAATETYEVEASEPAPAHSFDNDGYRYKSVKRYRLRRRRDVSELSNSYLPPHAASAPAPVYSAPVETAPAPVYSAPAATETYEVEASEPAPAHSFDNDGYRYKSVKRYRLRRRRDVNELSNSYLPPHAASAPVGVYSAAAETAPAPVYSAPATTESYEVDASEPIAAHSFGNDGYRYKSVKRYRLRRRRDVSELSNSYLPPHAASAPAPAYSAPVETAPAPVYSAPAATESYEVEASEPIAAHSFDNDGYRYKSVKRYRLRRRRDVNELSNSYLPPHAASASAQAPAYSAPVETAPAPVYSAPAATETYEVEASEPAPAHSFGNDGYRYKSVKRYRLRRRRDVSELSNSYLPPHAASAPAPVYSAPAATESYEVEASEPVAAHTFGDDGYRYKTVKRYRLRRRY; translated from the exons ATG AAATTTTTACTCATCACTGCCACTTTGTTGGCCACCACATGGGCCCAGTCACTGACCAGTGAATATTTGCCTCCCGTGGAGGAGTACTCGGGTGCTTCCAGCAATGCTGTGGAgaccaattttttggaaaatgaacCCGCACATTCATTAGCTGATGATGGCTACCGCTACAAAACTGTGAAACGTTTCCGTTTGCGTCATCGTCGTGATGTAAGTGAATTGTCCAATAGCTATTTGCCACCTCATGCTGCCTCTGCTCCTGCTCCTGTATACTCAGCTCCAGTTGAAACCGCTCCAGCTCCAGTGTACTCTGCTCCAGCTGCCACCGAAACATACGAAGTTGAAGCTTCTGAACCAGCCCCCGCACATTCTTTCGATAACGATGGCTACCGCTACAAATCTGTTAAACGTTATCGTCTCCGTCGTCGTCGTGATGTAAGCGAATTGTCCAACAGTTATTTGCCTCCTCATGCTGCATCTGCTCCAGCTCCTGTATACTCAGCTCCAGTTGAAACCGCTCCAGCACCTGTGTACTCTGCTCCAGCTGCCACCGAAACATACGAAGTTGAAGCTTCTGAACCAGCCCCCGCACATTCTTTCGATAACGATGGCTACCGCTACAAATCTGTTAAACGTTATCGTCTCCGTCGTCGTCGTGATGTAAACGAATTGTCCAACAGCTACTTGCCTCCTCATGCTGCTTCCGCTCCAGTTGGTGTGTACTCTGCTGCTGCTGAAACTGCTCCAGCTCCAGTGTACTCTGCTCCTGCTACTACCGAATCCTACGAAGTTGATGCTTCTGAACCAATTGCCGCTCATTCCTTCGGTAATGATGGTTACCGCTACAAATCTGTTAAACGTTATCGTCTCCGTCGTCGTCGTGATGTAAGCGAATTGTCCAACAGCTACTTGCCTCCTCATGCTGCATCTGCTCCAGCTCCTGCATATTCAGCTCCAGTTGAAACCGCTCCAGCACCTGTGTACTCTGCTCCTGCTGCTACCGAATCCTATGAAGTTGAAGCTTCTGAACCAATTGCCGCTCATTCCTTCGATAACGATGGCTACCGCTACAAATCTGTTAAACGTTATCGTCTCCGCCGTCGTCGTGATGTAAACGAATTGTCCAACAGTTACTTGCCTCCTCATGCTGCATCTGCATCTGCTCAAGCACCTGCATACTCAGCTCCAGTCGAAACCGCCCCAGCTCCTGTGTACTCTGCTCCAGCTGCCACTGAAACATACGAAGTTGAAGCTTCTGAACCAGCTCCCGCTCACTCCTTTGGTAATGATGGTTACCGCTACAAATCTGTTAAACGTTACCGTCTCCGTCGTCGTCGTGATGTAAGCGAATTGTCCAACAGCTACTTGCCTCCTCATGCTGCTTCT GCTCCAGCTCCTGTGTACTCCGCCCCAGCTGCCACTGAATCCTATGAAGTTGAGGCTTCCGAACCAGTTGCAGCCCATACCTTCGGTGATGATGGTTACCGATACAAAACTGTTAAACGTTACCGCCTTCGTCGTCGCTACTAA